A window of Cinclus cinclus chromosome 17, bCinCin1.1, whole genome shotgun sequence genomic DNA:
TATATTGCCCCCACTGAagtcagaaaaagcaaaaaaccaaaatctagATTATGAAACCTCCATCACCGGCAAATATGTTCATGtgaaaattcagcagaaataGACAGTTGCtctaaacaataaaaaaattaagttaaactttttttttttttctcctttgaatgTAAAACTCATCACCATGTCAGTCAAGACCAGAACATATCACTAAAGTTAGTGTCTGTGCTGTAAAGCCAGATAACCAGGGGCATAGTAATGAACACAAATGGCCAGGAAACTCCTTCGGTGCATGCTGACAGAGCACAGGGTTTGGTGGCAGGCCGCACACTATCATCTTTACCAGGTTCCAGGTAGTTACGGGCCACATATTTAAGTGTTTCATCCAGCAGAATGACAGGGAGGGAGATTTTCAACACCATCAGCCACTGCGTCACGTTCAGAGGTGTGATCTGGAAGATAATCTGaaagaagagaagcaagggGTTACCAAGCTCCCTCTCCAGCCCCGGACTCGAGCCCCACACAAAGTTTTGCTCTGTCTGGAAGTTGAGGGGTAGGGGTAAGGCACGAGCACTTACTGGCAGTGGTTCCACATAAAGGATAAGGAAGTGGAGGGACATGGACAAGCAAATGGCCCCCACCAGCCAGATGTTCTCCCACGGGGGCATCCTCATCAGGGACTGGTTTTCTGACAGGCTGCAACAGAAACGTGGCTCATGTGACTCCAACACCAACAGGAAGCTCTGAGAACCACAaagcagcctggcacagcacagggatCCCAAGGCAGGAAACAGTCCCGCACACAGTTTGGATGCTGCAACTTCAAACTGGTCTGGAACTCAGCTTAGCAAAGCAGTCACCATCAGCCTCAAGTCTGTTCTTAAGTCTCGAGTGTTCTGCTCGTTCCTGATCTAGTCTATTCTTCTCACTATGACCCCAAAATCTTCTCCATGGGAGGGAAGGTGTGGACATGGCAGCCTAAGAGAATCCCCCCGAGTCTACCAGGGGCCCTAAGTGCACCCACTTCTGCTGGAGTTCACTGAAAGACTGACAGAGGGTCAGTAACTTGTACCTTTCTTAATGCTGGCTCTTGATTCCATCTGCACTtaggctgtgctggagaagaGGTTGACATCCAGAGCAGCAGATCTAGAGCAGTATCTTTATGTAGGACTACCCCAGTGCACTTGTACTTCaagtttatttgttttcaaattaactGACCTCTAAgctatttgaagaaaaatacccTCGACATTGTGCTATTTAGTGGTTTCCATTTATAATCTAATATTAATTGGATAAACTCGCACTCCCTTAGGGCAGGAAAAACTATTTTCCATATCTTCAGCATTCTTATTTTAGTTCTCCTTGATATCACTTGATACTAACATAGTAGGGAATAATCTGATTGATTAAGCttagattaaaaataatggaaaatatttcagttgctTGTGCTTAGTAAAATACCGGAGTGAATTGGCAGACTTAAAAATACACCTTATGATAAGAGACCTCAAATGAGAGAGAGTCAGTTTGTTTGCGCTATCAGAACTCAGAAGGGAAGTGTGACTCACTCTTTATTAGCTGAGCTGTCCACCAAGGATCAAATTGCACAAAAAGCAGGATTTTGGATAAGCTAAGCAGGAGCTTGGCTTTCCTGTAGGGACTTACGAACCTGTTGAGAGCATTGCACATCTCTATGGTGACAAGCACAGACAGAGCCATTGTCATCGGATACGGGGACTCAAACACCACGCAGTCCACCCCGTAGAAGTCTGGATTGTCCTCCTTGCACTGCAGAAAATGGCTCTGCAAAAGAACACAGTCAGCTCACTTCCACAGCTcgttaacttttaaaatataaaacaggCCACTAAGAAAAAAGCAGTGAGTTTTATAGGAAGTATGTAATATGTATGTGACTCCTAAAACCAGTGCATACAAACTGCTTGCTTTAGAAAAATCCTCTTTAAGCTTTCACTCACAAGACAATAATTTGTTCCTTCAAACTGTTACAAGCTCAGGTATCCCACCCTCTGAGCTTTGCTATCAAGTCTAATTAATCATGATCAAGTTTTACAGGAACCTACCGGGGGTTTGTACAGTCATTGCAAGTATGAAAGAAGCAGGaacctcccctctccccccaaAGATATTAAACTGAGCAAATACCAGCTGGTAAAAGGAAACTTTTGGACCACCATCAGCAGCAATAAACCACCAAGCAGCAGCACCCACTGTGGCAGCACCAACGTAACCTGCAAGAAAACAGAGAGCTTTTCTCAGCGCTGTGAACTGTATGCAAGACCTCACTTGCCATACTTGAACTTCAGCCTCAAGAccagtactgaaaaaaaaaaatacaggctgTAGTTAATGTCTTAagtttatttaaggaaaaaaaccacaaaacattAGTACTTACATCCAATAGCCAGGTAACGGAAGAAGAGCCACCCACTGATGAGGGGCTCTTTGGGGTTGCGTGGTGGTTTATTCATGATATCGAGATCAGGAGGGTTAAagcccagggcagtggcagggagACCATCTGTCACAAGGTTCacccacagcagctgaacaggaATTAGAGCTTCAGGAAAACCCAGGGCAGCAGTCAAGAAGATACTACAAAGAAATCCACCAGTTACAAGCTGCTTCTTGTGCATGTCAGTAACGTTTAAGCCTaaacctgcagcagcacttgtgATCTCTTACCCACTGAAGATCACAAGCTGAATATTCGCAGTCAGAAAACTATGAACACATACCCAAGAGCAAAGACTAAGCACTGGCATGTAAGCTTTGAAGCAGTATCTTCTTCTGGTAGCTTCAAAAACTGAAGATTTGACTCTAGCATTGTTTCTTCCCCACTCTACTTGTCTGTATAggtaaatatatacatacacacagatAAAGGCTTGCAAACCACTTTCTAAAGACACATTTTGGCTCAAATGCCTAAGATTCATGTCCCTAGATTACTGCTAGTCCCTGCAGAAGTTTATTGAGCCTCTAACTTTCTTGGCTCCAAGCCTGTGTGaataaacagaacagaaataggGGCTGCAGCAAGAGCCATATGAAGGACAGCCTTAAAGCTGACAAGAAACAAGGCAAGACAATTGCTGTGCTTTATCCCAATCTGGGAAAAGTCTGCTTTGATGTAAGGACTGTGAGGAGATCAGTGTTTACATTTTGTCACCAGCAGTGCATTCTGTGGTGCTGGGTCACCACTGCTCCTCCCAGAGGAACACAAGACATGTTCCTGGAACCTGAGGTTAAACAAACATCTAAAGATATACCTGGGACTATGTTATCTGAAATTCCAGATCTTGTACTGTTTGATTaaggttttggttttccttctccagggaatTATTCCTATCATAGAAATAACTGGAAAGCATTACCTACTGAGCTAGACTATTCTAAATAACAGAACGTGCAACTTTTGGGGCAAGCTACAATTCTTCACTAGAGACAGGCCAGAAACAAGCAACATCCACAGAGATCCATTACCTGGAGAACCTCCTCGTCTGGTTTTAGTGAGAAATACTGGAAGACTCCATCACTACTCTAgctctaagaaaaaaatgaatgtaaaCCTACCAAACAACTTCCCCAACATTGGAGGAGATCAGGTATCGGATGAACTGTTTCATGTTGTTATAAATTGCACGTCCTTCTTCCACAGCAGCCACAATTGTGGAGAAATTGTCATCTGCTAAAACCATTTCAGAAGCAGTTTTGGCCACTGCAGTACCAGAACCCATGGCAATTCcaatttctgctttcttcagtGCAGGGGCATCATTGACACCATCGCCAGTCTAAAATAAGAATTCAGGATTGGAAATGAATCAATAAACAAACGGGGTACTAACATACAGATCCAGAAAATTTGCACTGGGTGTGGTTTTGGATCCTTAAAACGCACTATGTGTAGGGAAACATGGAAACAAGTGTTTTCCACTATGGGGAATTACTCCAAGAAGGCCTAATTAGGGTTTAAACAGCATCTGCCTTTCTAACCAAGTAACCATCACTTACCATGGCTGTGATCTCATCGAAAGACTGAAGGAACTCCACGATTTTGGATTTGTGGGAAGGCTCCACGCGGGCAAAGCAGCGGGCGTGGTGACAGGCATCCCTCTGtgcagccagggacagctcATCAAACTCCCGGCCCGTGAAGGCTTTGGTGGACACATCCTCATCCTCCACAAAGATCCCAATGCGGCGACAAATGGCCACAGCCGTGCCCTTGTTGTCACCAGTGATCATAATAACTCTGATGCCAGCCTGTTTGCACAGCTTTATGGATGAAGCTACTTCAATCCTTGGGGGATCCAGCATTCCCACGCAGCCCACAAATGTCAGGTTGGTCTGAAACAAGATACAGCCAGTTTTAGTGCAAGATCCTGCAGATTTCTCCTCTGGAAGCAGTGAAATAATTGTCTTCCCTGTATGTTACATCTGTGTTGCGACATTTAGGATCACTCCTTGTCCCGCCTTACCAGATTTTGCTTCAAATGCACTAATTTTATGAGTTAAAATGTGCTTTACTTGCCAGCCTTGCAAATTCAGCCTGCCTGCAAGCATTGAGTCTTTCATTTTTATCATCGGTGCCAGGAGCAGAGAGAGCACAAGCCAAAAAACTCATGCAACTGTTATTACCTTCCTCCTAAATACCAGATACAGATTTCACTGGAAAATTACAGAGCAGCTAAGATGATAATCATGGACTGAGTCCGTATTAgctgacagcacagaggcaggaaGTGAACCTGACTCCCAGAGCAGGTATCTTCCAtcacaaaatccccaaaaaggTCTTGCAGTTGAGCAATGCCAAACTGAAAAACTGTAAAAGCTGAAACCACAATGCAGTTTCTGGACTGTTTAACTGATTTCTTCTTGTGCTTTTAGCCAAGCATCAGCAGCCTGTCAACCTGCCATCAACAGCTTCTTCTAAAACACAAGCTCTTCTTAGACTGAGCATTCCCTTCATACAAGTGGGGAACTGTAGTGTctcaaaaatacccaaaaagaaaattctcagATGTAACTTTCTTGAGGCATAATCAAACAGAAAGAGTCACCATTCTCCAGTTTGGGAGAGGGAGAAGTGCTACTGATCTTACCTCATAGTTAATGAAATTTGAGGAGTCCTCCAGattcatttcctcttttttggGAGGGTTGTCATGGGTTGCCAGAGCCAAGCAACGCAATGTGTCTCTGCCAGTTCCCCATTCTCTAATGACAGACATTATCTTCTGCTTAATTCCCGGGGTTAAAGGTATTTTAGCATTTCCAACACGGACATGTGTACATCTGTCAATCACACCTTCAGGAGCACCCTGCAGAGGCAAAAAGAAGCAGTGATTGAGCTTAATAAATCCCTTTCCATTACAACATTTGCTTAAATTACCAAGTAATTTCTCCCACTCAGAGCTGCAGTTAGTTGCATTATAATTTTTAAGCAGGGTGCTACTTTGCAGCCATTCCATCCCCTCATTCTCTCCAGTGAGGGACTGACCTTAACAAACATCTTGCTCATGGACGTGCGGCTCGGTTTGTTCGGAGTACAATAGACAGACATTGACTTCCTGTCTCTTGAGAATTCCAGAGTGAATTCTTTCTTCATGAGTTGTTTTATCAccttattaaaacaaaaagcattaaaatgcaTGTAAGTGATACACACTACAGAGCTGTGTCCCCAAACAAAGGCAGTAAAAGGGACTCACCGAGTTGCAGGCGTTCGCACGTTCGATTCTAGAAAATCCCTTCAGGTCTGTGTCAAACACGTTCATCTTCTCAACCAGACACGTAAGCGCCGTCTCTGTGGCTTCACCAACCTTTTCATAAACTCCTTTAGCCTTGAgttaacagaaagaaaacaaaagcacaggAGTTTAAACCTCACCTGGAACCTATAGAGACAAAAGCTCAAGTGTCACAAACGGGGCGGGGGGAACAAAGCTTTACAAGGTTTAACGTGGCTCATGAAACaagtaaaactattttaaaagagCAGCTTTGAGGAATTTGATTTGTAGGAATTTGAAGGCTTTACCCTCAAGAGCCACAGAGAGAGATGTCAGTATTTTATCATCAAGCATTTAAGACATTTTGAGACTTGGAAGCACCATAGAGCAGCGAGGCAAAGCAAGAAAGCAGCCTCAGGAGATCTCCAAATTACAGATTACACTTGCTGCTGGATTTAGTTCTTGGTGTTCAACAAACAAGTAATTCTCAGAATTAATACTTCAAAGGGCCAAAATACTCTCCCCCCCTTCACTAGAAGGGGGTTTACCACTGAAAGATATTACAGACAGATGAGAACATTTATCCTCATTCCCACACTCTCCTCTGTTGCAGGATATGGACTTACTTCATTGTAATCCAAAGAGGAATCATTGCAGAGTGCACAGATTGTTGCAAGTTCCACAAGACCATCATACTGGCTACATTTAATGAGTTTGTCATCTTTATGCctttgcagaggaagaaaagggggaGACTGAAGTTAGTTATTTAGTATTAGCATCTCGTATTTTCTTTATCCTCTTTACTGCATTTCCATTTAGTACAATGCTCATTAGTTACGGACTTGGAACTACAGAAGTTGTTGAGAAGAGCAGGATTGATAAAGAGGAGTTCTCAAGTTTGGATCAGAATCATGAATGGAATGAGAAGATCATTGAAGACATCACTCCCTGAGTGACAAAACCTCACTTCCTCCAGTGACAGTCACACAGAGGCTGGAGAAGGGCTCAGAGATGAGGCACAGGAAGGCACTGTTGGAGTATGTGCAGGGCTTGGAGGGGAGATCCAAGCAGGAGAGGGATATTGCTGGATACCTGAGGAGTTCAgctcccttcctgctgcatATTCTGCAGAGCTTTACTGCAATGCATGAAGTACATGCACTGGGAAGGCATTAAAGCAGgttttcctctttaattttcTAACAATTGAATATGTGAGCTTCCCAAAGCCATAAAAAGTGAAGTCATTTCATGAGACTAACTCCACTAGAAAAGAAACGCTCTTTTTTAGTAGTGATAACACTTAATGATCAATATCTCAAGGCTTCAGAAAGAGGGAAGGTACATTCTCCTGAAGTAAAGCATCATTTTGACATCTCAAGTAAGAAGCAACTTCTCTGCTTCCACGTTTGGAAACAGTGAATCAATTCTTTGTTTGGAACATTCCCATACTTCTACAGCAAGCACAAAAGAGCCAAGACAATATTCAATACAGTTATTTTTCCCCCTAGTAAAATTAGCAAGACAGAGCTAATATATAACAGTTTTTATTAAAGCTCTgaaggaaggggggaaaaaaggtctGATGGTGGAAAGATGTGGATCATTACTCCATAAGAATTCACAACACAGACCATGACATGTCCCATTATGTAAGCTTTTGTTCAGTTGTGGTACGACAAATTCCAGTCTTGTGTAACACAGCAcaagaacaaaattattcttaaggatacaaatatgtttttaatgtttcatcTGGCATATAATCCTACAGCCATGAGCTGTGGCTTTAAAGTCCAGCTCTCAGGCTGTCACCTTGTCTATCCCACCCAAAACTTCCTGTTTTCACTTGTTCTCAACTCACAGAACATCAGCATACTGGAATATCCATAACTTGTTATACCAGAATGTGTTTTTTATAACCCTTGTTTTTGTGTTCCATATCAACAGTTTCTGAAGAACAAATGCAGAGTCTAAGGTGCTGGGATCAGTTCTagataaaggaatttttttttccttacagctTCAGGTTTTTCAAGATGAACTCATTTGAAGGTCAGATGCAACCTGCCAGATTTTGCTGCAGTTCTTAATTATTGTTGGGTTTGTGTGCTCTGTTTGCAGTAAGACTATGTGTGCTGAGATATGGCAAAACTACTCCAAACTTAAGACAATCTCCCAATATCCctggaaaataaatcagtaCGAAATTTGGGAGGTTTTTAGTAAGAAACATTTGTGATTTTATATCCTGAATGAATCTCAGGAGCAAGTTAGGTATCATGTATTTTAAACACTAAGTGAAAAATGACTGATTTAGTGCAAAAACACTTAATAATGGTTATGAAAATGAATAGGTTGTGGAAGCCAACAGTGTCTGAAGTAGCAAGTAGGACCTGTCAGAAATGGTTCATATCTGGAGCAGGTCCTGCTCTGGGTCTTTCCAATGGATGAACTGCCTCTTAAACCCCCCAAACTTCATTTTCATTGACACTTTGCAATCCAAGGTAAAGTGAGTCACCTTACTTAAAATCCCTCCAAAGCCACTGCTTTAAAAGCTGTCcacaaatgcagaaataataCAGCCCTAAGGGCTGGCGTTGGGCTGAGTTTCCCTATGCTCCACTAAGAGCCTTTCTGAGGCAATTTCCCTCTCTCAGAATCCTTTGTGTGCCCGAATGCAGTGAGTTTAACACACTTGTTCACGTTTCCTCAACTTCAGCAAGTGAAAACAGCACATTAACAAACATTGCTGTCTGTCTCATTATCCCCCACATCTGTCACCACActctattttattattttgtttatctGGAGCTCTTGTGAGACCAGCTAAAGTGCAATGGCTGAGAGTTCTGCAAGGTCTGGATTCACCTTGTCGAAGCAAATGATGCCTCCTGAAATTAAAGCATAAGCTTTTGACAGCAATTAgctttgaaacaaaaaagagaactgGGGAATTAAagatttccagctgctgggaacACCAGGGTCTTAACTGCTATGGAAATTAAACAGAGATAATCACTACTGAGATGGGTAAGATTGCAGGAGTCAGAAGCACACAAGTGAAACTGCACAAGGCTGGATGTTCacaataattgaaaataaattctatttcATCCACAGCAGAATTCTACCCTGCAAGCAAAACTGTATTGGTAAGATTATAAAACATATGGTAGACTGACCAAGTAAAAGGAGCTGTAACAACCCAGTAAAAAGAGGCTTTTCTTCAAGAAGCAGAGTCCTAAAAATTCCTGAAGTTTTCAGGATGAACCACTTACCTCACTAGCAGAGACTTGCAGCTGGTAAAGTAAACCAAACCTCATTCCTTTCCTAAAGGACTGGGTTTAACAGCAGCTCAAATAGCAAAGGCTGGGACAAACATGCATCAACTCAAGTACAGATGCACCAATAAACTACTGAGGGCCAGGGACAGGAATTTACAGTCAGTTTAAGAGGTAACTCCAACACATTCACAAGATGCCTAAGAAAAAACAACTTCCCTACTGTCTGAGACAGGGAAACAGGAAACCCTGAGCTCACAGATTAGAAATGCTCACCTCTTCAGATTTACCCAGTTTTTAAATGAGGAAAGTAAACCTCACTTATAAGCACTGAGATACCTAATCTCAGTCCAGGAAGATGTCAATAAAATGAATCCTCTCCACCCCTTATTAATTTTTAGATTATAAAGGGAACACTGCAATACTGGAGCCTCTATTCAGTTTTATGAAGGTTTACTTTTTGACAGTTtacctttgttttcctgttaatTACTTTCCCCCCAGCCCTTCAGGGTGCATTCTCATTGGCTGACCTTTCATTTATTAACAACCACTACTGAATATTCCATGCATCCCTTTTCCAGACAAAAGTAATAGTGAATGCATAAACAGACAAATATTTAACTTGAACACAACACTTACACTTCTCCCATGGGAGCATATGTTGAACCAGTTACAGTAAATTCATTCAGAGAGCAGCTGTCTCCTTCTACTCTGTCCAGGATAAACATCTGAAATTAGAGAGTTGGAAGTGTTACTATCTTTGAACAATAATTAATGCAAGAGATTTAAACAGGCCTTAAACAAGCAGGTACAAGAGGCAAGTTCAGCCTGAATAAACAAACAAGACAAGACCTGATTCTTTGCACTTCGATCTCACAGATGTTTGAACAGCTCCATACACTGAAGCACAAAGTACAGGAACAGCCCTTCTGCCTACAGATCTCTCtggaaaacagagctgaaaaCCACAGGAACTGTGTACACTTCAGATGGGGAGACCATTCACACACCAGCTGATAATACTCACTAGATCCAAGCTCTTCCTAAGCTTCACACCTGCAAATTAATTCTCTGCTTTCAAACAATCAAAAGCagctcagctgggcactgtgggCTTGGACACTGACAATTTCTcctaaaatcaaaataaaagcatCTACAAGTAGGAGAAGCTGAGATCTAATTGGTTTTAGCAAGAGCCAGACTAGGGCCAGTTTGTCTTAATACCAGCCTTAAGTGAAAGTGTTTCCTGTCCTGGTTTCCAATTACAAGTCTTCACCACATAGGACACTGGGAGTTTAAACCAGTCAGCCAACTGAAGTGCTCTTCTGGCACTGGTTAAATGATATTTTCAAATTCAGACACCAATCTGAGGGATGCAGTTGTACCTCTAGCAGATCTGCAACTCaatcttttctttgtttcctttctagGAGAGCTGCAGACAGAATCACATCTGAGAGGATAGAGATAAAAAAACCATAGAGTCTAAAGTTGTCTTAACTCTCATGGCTTGGTGGAATAGCACTTGAGAAGGTAATTTCTCACTAACTGATGGTGTATCCTAATGAAACTTCTGATCCACTGGTTAGCACAGGCCATTTTGTCACATCACATTTTAGCAGTGCCACCCTCTCCCCTCATTGTGCTGCTTTATGTTTTAGACAAGCACCTTCACAAAACACAACCCAATAAAATACACTCATTGTTACATTTATTACAATTTTGCTATATTTTTGCAAACTGCAATTCATGTTCTTTTGCAGCTGTCAGAGATTAACAAGGAACCAAGTTGCGCTGGACAAGATCTAAACCATTTAGCCCTCTAAATAAGGAGCAGAGCATTTTGAGCTTTTAAATAAACACAACTTAAACGATGAGTTAACCAGGGAAGCCTCCTGCTTTTGGCATCTGCAGGATGAAAAGATCCCTGCAAAGACTAGGGCAGTTATGCAACTCTACTGCAAGTAACCTCCTCTGGAATACTGATGAGCAGCTGCTTTGTGTCTCTTAGGTAGAAATACTATGATACTTAAGGAAGTAGAACAAGTCAACCACCAATTAGCAAGAAAAAGCCATCTATCATATGAGAACAAAGTGCTTAGGGCTTACAAACTTTCACCACTGGTGTGCAGTGCTCAACATGCACACATTTGGAATTCTAACACAATGTAATGAGGCTCTGGACATTTCATGTTGGTGTTGCTCTGCCACTGAACACCTAAAGTTACTAAATGGAAGAATTCAGTGTTCTCTCCATTAAATCCCTACACAGAAGCACCAATTGGCAACAGAACATACATTATGTTAAGTGACCAGCCATGAAAGTCCCAAATTAGCCAACACTATACAGAGTActgggggggaagggaggaagtTGAGGCACAGAACTCATGCTTACCTAAAAATACACTAACATTGAAGATGACCCTGGCAATGCTGGTGACAGGGTCAACTGCACCTCGCTGCCAGATTAGTCAGTGTGGCACACTGAAAACACTGCAGTGATCCCCACCAGAACAGCAAAGCCACTGAAGGTAACACAACCAAATAGAGGTGGAACCACTCAGAAGTGAAAACATCTTTGACTACCAAAGTTACTGCAGTAAATCTCCTTTTCTCATAGTAAAGTTTCTCCACCATTGTTGTCGTTCTCAATTGAAGAGGCAAGTGTTTGACACTTACACACAGCCTGTTCTACAGTGTAACTTTCTAAAAAAAGGCATAAATCACACCTAAGAATTACCAGTAACCTGAAAGGCTCGCAGACAAGTCAATGGAAAGCTGCTTACAAACAACTTTCCCCTCCATGAGTGTGGGTACAGCTATTTTTTGCCACGACTAAATAAGGAAAGAGACAAAAACCCTTCAAGACTACACAGTGGAAAACTGAATTCAAAGCAGAGGCTTATcttaggaaaacaaagcagaattttgaTGATATGAGAACCAAAAAGTGCTGGGATCAGGAGAACTGGAGCAGTGCTGACTCCTGAGAGTGGCTgaagagaaaaggagcagcagcagcagcgggtgGGACGTACCCTGCACACGGACATCTGGTTTGTGGTCAGCGTCCCCGTCTTGTCGGAACAAATCACCGAGGTGCAGCCCAGGGTCTCCACGGAGGGGAGGCTCCTCACAATGGCGTTCTTCTTGGCCATCCTGCGTGTCCCCAGCGCCAGGCAGGTGGTGATGACAGCGGGCAGGCCCTCGGGGATGGCGGCCACGGCCAAGGCCACGGCGATTTTGAAGTAGTAGATGGCACCACGGATCCAGGAGCCGCCGTGCACGGGGTCGTTGAAGTGGCCGATGTTGATGATCCACACGGCGATGCAGATCAGGGAGATGACTTTGGACAGCTGCTCCCCAAACTCAtccagcttctgctgcagggGGGTTCTCTCCTGCTCGGTCGCCACCATCTCGTCACGGATTTTCCCGATTTCAGTGTTGACCCCTGTTGCAATGACCACCCCCATGGCCTTACCAGCAGCAATGTTTGTACCCTGAGgcaaaggaagagaagggaaaactcGGAGTCAATCTATAAACAGGTTCTGTGGGTGAGTTTCTAATTGAACACCACAAAACCCCCTCGAACCAAACCACCTCGTACAAGTGCAGACTGTGCTTCAGCCAGGATATGGAAAAGGGcaaagaggaagaggatgaCACTGCCTTTGTCTGCAAGGGAGCACTCCAGGGTGGAATTTCTGCTCCCAGAACAGGCTCAAAACAAGTCAGTATTATCTCTCACAAGCACCACAGCCAAACCCAGCTGCTGAGCTAGCAGTATGTACTTCAGCTGGAATACTGAATGTGTTTTAcctctcttttttaaattattactcTATTTTGTCAGATTTAGTGTTATTTACCATGAGTAATAGATGTGTTCTCTGGGGCTCCCTCTGTGAATTTATTTAACATGGAAAAGAACAGTAAAACTAAGCTGCCTGCCagcaaaaagttattttcttatCTGAAAGATATTTAATCCTTCCTTCAAATAAATTGCAATCAACCGTTTCATTCCTATACAGAAAGCCAGTTCTCAATTTTAGCTACGCAACAACACAATTTGTGTGGACTCTTATCATGCTGAAGAACTATTACTTTAGGAAATTATTGCAGAAATACTAAAAGTGTTTGTACTCCACCCCTCTATACAGTTTTTGGGGGAAGACCTGAagttttgcacatttttaagagcttcagcattattttattttgaaaacctCAAAACAAACTACTTACAGAAAAGAGCATGTTCTTCTTGTCCTGATTTACAGCACGAGGATCAGGCACAGGGTCCGTGTGCTTAATAACAGACACGGATTCACCTAAAATAAAGATAACAGTCTTAGAAGAGATTTTGTATCTGGAGTCCTGAGGGAATCAAAAAGTTATAATCTTCAGCCCTGAAATTTTCAAGATGTCAAAATTCTTTCCTCAAATGATCTTAATTTATTCACTTAAGtgaaagaggaaatatttcGGCTGGTCAAGAAA
This region includes:
- the ATP2A2 gene encoding sarcoplasmic/endoplasmic reticulum calcium ATPase 2 isoform X2; protein product: MENAHTKTVEEVLAYFGVNESTGLSLEQVKKLKEKWGSNELPAEEGKTLLELVIEQFEDLLVRILLLAACISFERNAENAIEALKEYEPEMGKVYRQDRKSVQRIKARDIVPGDIVEVAVGDKVPADIRITSIKSTTLRVDQSILTGESVSVIKHTDPVPDPRAVNQDKKNMLFSGTNIAAGKAMGVVIATGVNTEIGKIRDEMVATEQERTPLQQKLDEFGEQLSKVISLICIAVWIINIGHFNDPVHGGSWIRGAIYYFKIAVALAVAAIPEGLPAVITTCLALGTRRMAKKNAIVRSLPSVETLGCTSVICSDKTGTLTTNQMSVCRMFILDRVEGDSCSLNEFTVTGSTYAPMGEVHKDDKLIKCSQYDGLVELATICALCNDSSLDYNEAKGVYEKVGEATETALTCLVEKMNVFDTDLKGFSRIERANACNSVIKQLMKKEFTLEFSRDRKSMSVYCTPNKPSRTSMSKMFVKGAPEGVIDRCTHVRVGNAKIPLTPGIKQKIMSVIREWGTGRDTLRCLALATHDNPPKKEEMNLEDSSNFINYETNLTFVGCVGMLDPPRIEVASSIKLCKQAGIRVIMITGDNKGTAVAICRRIGIFVEDEDVSTKAFTGREFDELSLAAQRDACHHARCFARVEPSHKSKIVEFLQSFDEITAMTGDGVNDAPALKKAEIGIAMGSGTAVAKTASEMVLADDNFSTIVAAVEEGRAIYNNMKQFIRYLISSNVGEVVCIFLTAALGFPEALIPVQLLWVNLVTDGLPATALGFNPPDLDIMNKPPRNPKEPLISGWLFFRYLAIGCYVGAATVGAAAWWFIAADGGPKVSFYQLSHFLQCKEDNPDFYGVDCVVFESPYPMTMALSVLVTIEMCNALNSLSENQSLMRMPPWENIWLVGAICLSMSLHFLILYVEPLPIIFQITPLNVTQWLMVLKISLPVILLDETLKYVARNYLEPGKDDSVRPATKPCALSACTEGVSWPFVFITMPLVIWLYSTDTNFSDMFWS
- the ATP2A2 gene encoding sarcoplasmic/endoplasmic reticulum calcium ATPase 2 isoform X1; its protein translation is MENAHTKTVEEVLAYFGVNESTGLSLEQVKKLKEKWGSNELPAEEGKTLLELVIEQFEDLLVRILLLAACISFVLAWFEEGEETITAFVEPFVILLILVANAIVGVWQERNAENAIEALKEYEPEMGKVYRQDRKSVQRIKARDIVPGDIVEVAVGDKVPADIRITSIKSTTLRVDQSILTGESVSVIKHTDPVPDPRAVNQDKKNMLFSGTNIAAGKAMGVVIATGVNTEIGKIRDEMVATEQERTPLQQKLDEFGEQLSKVISLICIAVWIINIGHFNDPVHGGSWIRGAIYYFKIAVALAVAAIPEGLPAVITTCLALGTRRMAKKNAIVRSLPSVETLGCTSVICSDKTGTLTTNQMSVCRMFILDRVEGDSCSLNEFTVTGSTYAPMGEVHKDDKLIKCSQYDGLVELATICALCNDSSLDYNEAKGVYEKVGEATETALTCLVEKMNVFDTDLKGFSRIERANACNSVIKQLMKKEFTLEFSRDRKSMSVYCTPNKPSRTSMSKMFVKGAPEGVIDRCTHVRVGNAKIPLTPGIKQKIMSVIREWGTGRDTLRCLALATHDNPPKKEEMNLEDSSNFINYETNLTFVGCVGMLDPPRIEVASSIKLCKQAGIRVIMITGDNKGTAVAICRRIGIFVEDEDVSTKAFTGREFDELSLAAQRDACHHARCFARVEPSHKSKIVEFLQSFDEITAMTGDGVNDAPALKKAEIGIAMGSGTAVAKTASEMVLADDNFSTIVAAVEEGRAIYNNMKQFIRYLISSNVGEVVCIFLTAALGFPEALIPVQLLWVNLVTDGLPATALGFNPPDLDIMNKPPRNPKEPLISGWLFFRYLAIGCYVGAATVGAAAWWFIAADGGPKVSFYQLSHFLQCKEDNPDFYGVDCVVFESPYPMTMALSVLVTIEMCNALNSLSENQSLMRMPPWENIWLVGAICLSMSLHFLILYVEPLPIIFQITPLNVTQWLMVLKISLPVILLDETLKYVARNYLEPGKDDSVRPATKPCALSACTEGVSWPFVFITMPLVIWLYSTDTNFSDMFWS